Proteins encoded by one window of Streptomyces sp. LX-29:
- a CDS encoding helix-turn-helix domain-containing protein codes for MLSAIGLDEAQESAYRALVALGSAEVADLAGRLTLPEEEAVRALRRLERQGLAARSPARPGRWVAAPPGVALGALLSRQRHELARAERAAALLDKEYRAELAGTGGPEVLEVVSGTGPVAQRFRQLRLTAATEVCSLVSGRAPGPLPPVTEGVAHRAVIERDGLGDAMAPGGLDRAGAAHRLRVTDRVPTDLMIADRSLALIPLTDRASGPVALVVHASGLLDALTALFEAVWREAVPLPTLTGVAADPDAAHPDATDLRILSLLLMGLTDASTAKQLDLGLRTVQRRVKRLMELVGVATRLQLGWHAYERGWISRPGEAPRERPDTG; via the coding sequence GTGCTCAGTGCCATTGGTCTGGACGAGGCGCAGGAATCTGCGTATCGCGCGCTGGTCGCGCTCGGTTCTGCTGAGGTCGCCGATCTGGCGGGTCGGCTCACCCTCCCGGAGGAGGAAGCCGTACGCGCTCTGCGCCGCCTGGAGCGCCAGGGGTTGGCCGCGCGGTCGCCGGCCCGGCCGGGCCGCTGGGTCGCGGCGCCACCGGGTGTGGCGCTGGGCGCGCTGCTCAGCCGGCAGCGCCACGAGTTGGCGCGTGCGGAGCGGGCGGCGGCGCTGCTCGACAAGGAGTACCGCGCGGAGCTCGCCGGGACGGGTGGCCCGGAAGTGCTGGAGGTGGTGTCCGGAACCGGGCCCGTCGCGCAGCGCTTCCGCCAACTCCGGCTGACGGCCGCCACGGAGGTGTGCAGCCTGGTCTCCGGGCGGGCGCCCGGGCCGCTGCCGCCCGTGACGGAGGGGGTCGCCCACCGGGCCGTCATCGAACGGGACGGCCTGGGCGACGCGATGGCGCCCGGCGGGCTGGACCGTGCCGGCGCGGCACACCGGCTGCGGGTCACCGATCGGGTGCCGACCGATCTGATGATCGCGGATCGTTCGCTCGCCCTCATTCCGCTGACCGACCGCGCCAGCGGCCCGGTGGCCCTCGTGGTGCACGCGAGCGGCCTGCTGGACGCGTTGACGGCGCTCTTCGAGGCGGTCTGGCGGGAGGCCGTGCCGCTGCCCACCCTCACCGGTGTGGCGGCCGACCCCGACGCCGCCCATCCGGACGCCACCGACCTGCGGATACTCTCGCTGCTGCTGATGGGGCTGACCGACGCCAGCACGGCCAAACAGTTGGACCTGGGACTCCGCACCGTCCAACGCCGCGTCAAGCGTCTGATGGAGCTGGTGGGTGTGGCCACCCGGCTCCAGCTCGGCTGGCACGCCTACGAACGCGGGTGGATCTCCCGCCCAGGTGAGGCCCCGAGGGAGCGCCCGGACACCGGTTGA
- a CDS encoding DUF456 domain-containing protein, whose amino-acid sequence MGTWQLILCGLVMLLGLIGVVVPGIPGPPIVWAAVAWWALTETTRLAWGVLAVATAVLLLNQAVKWLLPARRMHGAGITRRTFLLAGVAGIVGFFVIPLIGAPVGFVAGIYGAERQRLGGHGEAWASTRTVMRAIGTSVLVELCACLIVVGAWLGAVIGG is encoded by the coding sequence ATGGGCACGTGGCAGCTGATCCTGTGCGGCCTGGTGATGCTGCTCGGCCTGATCGGAGTGGTCGTACCGGGCATCCCGGGGCCACCCATCGTGTGGGCGGCCGTCGCGTGGTGGGCGCTGACCGAGACCACCCGGCTCGCCTGGGGCGTGCTCGCGGTGGCGACCGCCGTGCTGTTGCTCAACCAGGCCGTGAAGTGGCTGCTGCCCGCCCGGCGGATGCACGGGGCGGGCATCACCCGGCGCACCTTCCTGCTGGCCGGGGTCGCCGGGATCGTCGGGTTCTTCGTCATCCCTCTGATCGGCGCTCCGGTCGGCTTCGTCGCCGGGATCTACGGAGCGGAGCGGCAGCGGCTGGGCGGTCACGGCGAGGCGTGGGCCTCCACCCGGACGGTGATGCGCGCGATCGGCACCAGCGTGCTGGTGGAGCTCTGCGCCTGCCTCATCGTGGTGGGGGCCTGGCTGGGCGCCGTCATCGGGGGTTAG
- a CDS encoding NAD(P)/FAD-dependent oxidoreductase → MTADAYDVVVLGAGPTGENLADRTRAAGLTTVIVESELVGGECSYWACMPSKALLRPVTARADARRVPGLRGLVAGPLETPAVLAHRDAYVSHWKDDGQVAWLESVGIDLVRGHGRLDGPRRVVVDGPDRERRELTARHAVAVCTGSRAAVPDLPGLAAARPWTSREATSAPAVPERLAVVGGGVVAVEMATAWRAFGAKVTLLVRGGGLLPRMEPFAGRLVAEALAEAGVDVRTHTSVTEVRRDGSADGPVTLTLDDGRLLAVDEVLFATGRAPRTDDIGLETVGLTPGDWLEVDDSCRVRAVGDGWLYAAGDVNHRALMTHQGKYQARIAGAAIGARARGAEEQTGRWGAHAATADLAAVPQVVFTDPEAASVGLTAAEAERQGRRVRVVDHDLAQVAGAGLYADGYRGQARIVVDEDRGHLVGATFVGPGIGELLHSATVAVAGEVPIERLWHAVPAYPTISEVWLRLLEGYRS, encoded by the coding sequence ATGACTGCCGATGCGTACGACGTCGTGGTGCTGGGGGCCGGACCGACCGGGGAGAACCTGGCGGACCGCACCCGCGCGGCCGGGCTCACGACCGTGATCGTGGAGAGCGAACTGGTCGGTGGCGAGTGCTCGTACTGGGCGTGCATGCCCAGCAAGGCGCTGCTGCGGCCGGTCACCGCGCGGGCCGACGCACGGCGGGTGCCCGGCCTGCGCGGCCTGGTGGCCGGCCCGTTGGAGACGCCCGCCGTGCTCGCCCACCGGGACGCGTACGTCTCGCACTGGAAGGACGACGGCCAGGTCGCCTGGCTGGAGTCGGTCGGCATCGACCTCGTCCGCGGCCACGGACGGCTGGACGGGCCGCGCCGGGTCGTGGTGGACGGGCCGGACCGCGAGCGACGCGAGCTGACCGCGCGGCACGCGGTCGCGGTGTGCACCGGCAGCCGAGCCGCCGTGCCCGACCTGCCCGGCCTCGCCGCCGCCCGACCCTGGACCAGCCGCGAGGCCACCAGCGCGCCGGCCGTTCCGGAGCGGCTTGCGGTGGTCGGCGGCGGCGTGGTCGCCGTGGAGATGGCCACCGCCTGGCGCGCCTTCGGCGCGAAGGTGACCCTGCTGGTGCGGGGCGGCGGGCTGCTGCCCCGTATGGAGCCCTTCGCGGGGCGGCTGGTCGCGGAGGCCCTCGCCGAGGCCGGCGTCGACGTCAGGACGCACACCTCGGTGACCGAGGTGCGGCGTGACGGCTCGGCGGACGGGCCGGTGACCCTCACCCTGGACGACGGTCGGCTGCTGGCGGTCGACGAGGTGCTCTTCGCCACCGGCCGCGCGCCCCGCACCGACGACATCGGCCTGGAGACCGTCGGTCTGACGCCGGGCGACTGGCTGGAGGTCGACGACAGCTGCCGCGTACGGGCGGTCGGCGACGGCTGGCTGTACGCCGCCGGAGACGTCAACCACCGGGCGCTGATGACCCATCAGGGCAAGTATCAGGCCCGCATCGCGGGGGCGGCCATCGGCGCGCGGGCGCGCGGCGCGGAGGAGCAGACCGGCCGGTGGGGCGCGCACGCGGCCACCGCCGACCTCGCCGCCGTCCCACAGGTGGTCTTCACCGACCCCGAGGCGGCCTCCGTCGGGCTCACCGCCGCCGAGGCCGAGCGTCAGGGCCGTCGGGTGCGGGTGGTCGACCACGACCTCGCCCAGGTGGCGGGCGCCGGCCTGTACGCCGACGGCTACCGAGGACAGGCCCGCATCGTCGTCGACGAGGACCGCGGCCACCTGGTCGGCGCCACCTTCGTGGGCCCGGGGATCGGCGAGCTGCTGCACTCCGCGACGGTGGCCGTGGCCGGCGAGGTCCCCATCGAGCGCCTCTGGCATGCCGTGCCGGCGTACCCGACCATCAGCGAGGTGTGGCTGCGACTGCTGGAGGGCTACCGGAGCTAG
- the rsgA gene encoding ribosome small subunit-dependent GTPase A, whose translation MFPLLSHLTPAHPFHGYGWDEGFAESFVDCAEGDQSLTPARIVRVDRGRCEVVVPDGAGVRTVRADVAPVATGDPLAIMCTGDFAAVDLGQGCVRALLPRRTAFVRSTSSKRSEGQILAANVDQAVIAVSLAAELDLGRIERFLALAWESGAQPQVVLTKSDLVPDPHALSHLVSDAETVAPGVQVLPVSAATGDGVDVLAAQLVSGTSVLLGQSGAGKSTLANALLGEAVQDVQATRDADGKGRHTTTTRDLLPLPWGGVLIDTPGLRGVGLWDAEEGLSQVFSEVEALAETCRFHDCAHQGEPGCAVLAAVADGSLPERRLDSYRKLMRENQRLAARTDARLRAEIRRDWKQKQALGRHMMERKGRGR comes from the coding sequence TTGTTTCCGCTGCTGTCTCATCTCACTCCCGCGCACCCCTTCCACGGCTACGGCTGGGACGAGGGCTTCGCGGAGTCCTTCGTCGACTGTGCCGAGGGGGACCAGAGCCTGACGCCCGCGCGCATCGTCCGCGTCGACCGCGGACGGTGCGAGGTGGTGGTGCCCGACGGCGCCGGCGTCCGCACCGTGCGCGCCGACGTCGCGCCGGTCGCCACCGGCGATCCCCTGGCCATCATGTGCACCGGCGACTTCGCCGCCGTCGACCTCGGCCAGGGGTGTGTACGGGCCCTGCTGCCACGCCGCACCGCCTTCGTGCGCTCCACCAGCTCCAAGCGCTCCGAGGGCCAGATCCTGGCCGCCAACGTCGACCAGGCGGTGATCGCGGTGTCCCTCGCCGCCGAACTCGACCTCGGCCGGATCGAGCGGTTCCTCGCTCTCGCCTGGGAGTCCGGCGCCCAGCCGCAGGTCGTCCTGACCAAGTCGGACCTGGTGCCCGACCCCCACGCGCTGTCTCATCTGGTCTCGGATGCCGAGACGGTGGCCCCGGGTGTCCAGGTGCTGCCGGTCAGCGCGGCCACCGGCGACGGCGTCGACGTGCTCGCCGCCCAGCTGGTCTCCGGCACCTCCGTGCTGCTCGGCCAGTCGGGCGCGGGCAAGTCCACCCTCGCCAACGCACTGCTGGGCGAGGCGGTCCAGGACGTCCAGGCGACCCGCGACGCCGACGGCAAGGGCCGGCACACCACGACCACGCGCGATCTGCTGCCGTTGCCCTGGGGCGGCGTGCTCATCGACACGCCCGGGCTGCGCGGCGTCGGTCTCTGGGACGCCGAGGAGGGCCTCTCCCAGGTGTTCTCCGAGGTCGAGGCGCTCGCCGAGACCTGTCGCTTCCACGACTGCGCGCACCAGGGCGAGCCCGGCTGCGCGGTGCTCGCCGCCGTCGCCGACGGCAGCCTCCCGGAGCGCCGACTGGACAGCTACCGCAAGCTGATGCGGGAGAACCAGCGGCTCGCCGCCCGTACGGACGCCCGGCTGCGGGCCGAGATCCGGCGGGACTGGAAGCAGAAGCAGGCGCTGGGCCGACACATGATGGAGCGCAAGGGGCGCGGGCGGTAG
- a CDS encoding YihY/virulence factor BrkB family protein, which produces MQPANEPPAEPAPERPSSRLRRARALYRNVSKRRMAWLLLKDTVNSCVEYRVTGLAAEAAFFTLLSLPPLLLGLVGLIGYVDAWTDTQMVATLRQNILDASGTVLSDKGVNEIAKPLLDDVTEGGRPDVISLGFGIALWSGSRAVNVFVDTITIMYGLEGRRGIVKTRLLAFLLYLVALVVGAIALPLMLIGPETVVDIVPWSTDLVRVLYWPVVILLSVAFLTTLYHVSVPVRSPWPEDIPGALVALTMWVLGSFLLRIYLTHTVEGPTIYGSLAAPVAVLLWIGVSAFAVLVGAAVNAAIDRVWPSVATSAARAERAALERERARVEAELHGAQEYGPEDMPSEFPERWAQFLPPEDLRSRLRHGQEKE; this is translated from the coding sequence GTGCAGCCTGCAAACGAACCACCAGCGGAACCGGCGCCGGAGCGGCCCTCCAGTCGCCTGCGCAGGGCCCGCGCCCTCTACCGCAACGTGTCGAAGCGTCGTATGGCGTGGCTGCTGCTGAAGGACACCGTGAACTCCTGCGTGGAGTACCGGGTCACCGGCCTCGCCGCCGAGGCCGCCTTCTTCACCCTGCTGTCGCTGCCCCCGCTGCTGCTGGGCCTGGTCGGTCTGATCGGCTACGTGGACGCGTGGACCGACACCCAGATGGTCGCCACGCTGCGGCAGAACATCCTCGACGCCTCCGGCACCGTGCTCTCCGACAAGGGCGTCAACGAGATCGCCAAGCCGCTGCTGGACGACGTCACCGAGGGCGGTCGCCCCGACGTCATCTCGCTTGGCTTCGGCATCGCCCTGTGGTCCGGCTCCCGCGCGGTCAACGTGTTCGTCGACACCATCACCATCATGTACGGGCTCGAAGGCCGCCGCGGCATCGTCAAGACCCGGCTGCTGGCGTTCCTGCTCTACCTCGTCGCCCTGGTCGTCGGCGCGATCGCGCTGCCGCTGATGCTCATCGGCCCGGAGACGGTGGTCGACATCGTGCCCTGGAGCACCGACCTCGTCCGGGTGCTCTACTGGCCCGTCGTCATCCTGCTCTCGGTGGCCTTCCTGACCACGCTGTACCACGTGTCGGTGCCGGTGCGCTCGCCCTGGCCGGAGGACATCCCCGGCGCGCTGGTCGCCCTCACCATGTGGGTGCTGGGGAGCTTCCTGCTGCGCATCTACCTCACCCACACGGTGGAGGGGCCGACCATCTACGGCTCCCTGGCCGCGCCCGTGGCGGTGCTGCTGTGGATCGGCGTCTCCGCCTTCGCGGTGCTGGTCGGCGCCGCCGTCAACGCCGCGATCGACCGGGTGTGGCCGTCGGTCGCCACCTCCGCCGCCCGCGCGGAGCGGGCGGCACTGGAGCGGGAGCGGGCGCGCGTCGAGGCGGAGCTCCACGGGGCGCAGGAGTACGGCCCGGAGGACATGCCCTCGGAGTTCCCCGAGCGCTGGGCCCAGTTCCTGCCCCCGGAGGACCTGCGTTCGCGGCTGCGACACGGCCAGGAAAAGGAGTAG
- a CDS encoding helix-turn-helix domain-containing protein — translation MHPRTADPVSFPAPATARPMIAESWLRSLRHGVDPDVGRPARPLSTDQIVTRRQGSPLAELMPVVREGLRAVLEDERHVLLVTDAQGWVLWQEGSRQLRRSAERLELAEGAYWGEESAGTNGIAAALATRRPERVHAEEHYVTALRTLDCAAAPLHDPRDGRLLGVVNVTSPASLAHPSTLALVTAITRVAEGELRARHWESVNRLRSIAAPVLARLDGAALAVDASGWPAAATGMVPPDRVPLPRSPQAGTVWLPSLGSCTMEPLPGGWLVRVGTQGPTVPSRVVLDVTGARSWTVTVGGAVGSWSHELSPRHTELLLVLALHPDGRSAAQLAQDLFGDPRRVVTVRAEMSRLRRTVGGVLAHRPYRFADNVSVEVLRPDHPADLLPASTAPAVVAARRDWVGT, via the coding sequence GTGCATCCCAGAACAGCCGACCCCGTGTCCTTCCCTGCCCCGGCGACCGCGCGTCCGATGATCGCGGAATCGTGGCTGCGGTCCCTGCGCCACGGCGTCGACCCCGACGTGGGGCGGCCGGCCCGCCCACTCTCCACCGACCAGATCGTCACCCGCCGGCAGGGCTCGCCGCTGGCGGAGCTGATGCCGGTGGTCCGGGAGGGGCTGCGCGCCGTGCTGGAGGACGAGCGGCATGTGCTGCTGGTCACCGACGCCCAGGGCTGGGTGCTGTGGCAGGAGGGCAGCCGGCAACTGCGGCGCAGCGCGGAGCGGCTGGAGCTGGCGGAGGGGGCCTACTGGGGCGAGGAGTCGGCCGGCACCAACGGGATCGCGGCGGCGCTGGCGACCCGCCGCCCGGAGCGTGTGCACGCCGAGGAGCACTACGTCACGGCGCTGCGCACGCTGGACTGCGCGGCCGCGCCGCTGCACGACCCGCGGGACGGCAGGCTGCTGGGCGTGGTCAACGTGACCAGCCCGGCGTCGCTCGCCCACCCCTCGACGCTGGCGCTGGTCACCGCCATCACCCGGGTCGCCGAGGGGGAGCTGCGGGCCCGGCACTGGGAGTCGGTCAACCGGCTGCGGAGCATCGCGGCGCCCGTGCTCGCCCGGCTGGACGGCGCGGCGCTGGCGGTGGACGCGTCCGGCTGGCCGGCCGCGGCGACCGGCATGGTCCCGCCGGACCGGGTGCCGCTCCCCCGCTCCCCGCAGGCCGGGACGGTGTGGCTGCCGTCGCTGGGCTCGTGCACGATGGAGCCGCTGCCGGGCGGCTGGCTGGTGCGGGTGGGGACGCAGGGTCCGACCGTGCCCAGCCGGGTGGTGCTCGACGTGACGGGTGCCCGCTCGTGGACGGTCACCGTCGGCGGCGCGGTCGGCAGCTGGTCGCACGAGCTGAGCCCGCGCCACACCGAGCTGCTGCTGGTGCTCGCCCTGCACCCGGACGGGCGGAGCGCCGCCCAGCTGGCGCAGGACCTCTTCGGCGACCCGCGGCGAGTGGTCACGGTGCGGGCGGAGATGTCCCGGCTGCGCCGCACGGTCGGCGGCGTGCTGGCCCACCGGCCGTACCGATTCGCCGACAACGTGAGCGTGGAGGTGCTGCGGCCCGACCACCCGGCGGACCTGCTCCCCGCGTCCACGGCCCCGGCGGTGGTGGCGGCCCGGCGTGATTGGGTGGGGACATGA
- a CDS encoding GNAT family N-acetyltransferase, whose amino-acid sequence MTITVTTWSLEQTSPEDLRPAQRPPESAGVRIVRAEIPSPELSRFLYTAVGSDISWHDRLPWSREQWREVVERPAAETWVAYERGTPAGYVELDPQDDGVVEIVYFGLLPDFRGRRIGGHLLSFGTARAWDLAERWPDREPTKRVWLHTCSLDGPHALDNYRRRGFRLFDTKVETQPSA is encoded by the coding sequence ATGACGATCACCGTGACCACCTGGTCCCTGGAACAGACCTCGCCCGAGGACCTCAGGCCCGCGCAGCGACCGCCGGAGTCCGCCGGGGTGCGCATCGTGCGGGCGGAGATACCCAGCCCCGAGCTCAGCCGCTTCCTGTACACGGCGGTGGGCTCGGACATCTCCTGGCACGACCGGCTGCCGTGGAGCCGGGAGCAGTGGCGGGAGGTGGTCGAGCGGCCCGCGGCCGAGACCTGGGTGGCGTACGAGCGCGGCACCCCGGCCGGCTATGTCGAGCTGGATCCGCAGGACGACGGCGTGGTGGAGATCGTGTACTTCGGTCTGCTGCCCGACTTCCGCGGCCGCCGCATCGGCGGACACCTGCTGAGCTTCGGCACCGCGCGCGCCTGGGACCTGGCCGAACGGTGGCCCGACCGGGAGCCGACCAAGCGGGTGTGGCTGCACACCTGCAGCCTCGACGGCCCGCACGCGCTCGACAACTACCGGCGGCGCGGCTTCCGCCTCTTCGACACCAAGGTCGAGACCCAGCCCAGCGCCTGA
- a CDS encoding nitrite/sulfite reductase, whose translation MADTPKPSPAASRRKAGRHRGEGQWAVGHFTPLNANEQFKKDDDGLNVRTRIETIYAHRGFDSIDPADLRGRMRWWGLYTQRKPGIDGGKTAVLPPEELDDEYFMLRVRIDGGRLTTHQLRVIGEISEEFARGTADITDRQNVQYHWIRIEDVPEIWRRLEAVGLSTTEACGDTPRVVLGSPVAGIAEDEIIDGTPAIEEINRRIVGNKEFSNLPRKFKSAVSGSPLLDVAHEINDVAFVGVRHPEHGPGFDVWVGGGLSTNPKLGVRMGAWVPLEEVPDVYEGIISIFRDYGYRRLRNRARLKFLVADWGAAEFRRVLEEEYLSRPLVDGPAPEQPVARWRDHVGVHRQRDGRFYVGFAPRVGRVDGATLTKIAELAAAHGSDRLRTTVEQKMIVLDVAPDRVESLVAALEALDLRVTPSPFRRGTMACTGIEFCKLAIVETKGRGASLIDELERRLPDFDEPVTININGCPNACARIQVADIGLKGQLVLDDEGHQVEGYQVHLGGALGLEPGFGRKVRGLKVTSAELPDYVERVLRRFQEQRADGERFATWAARAPEEDLA comes from the coding sequence ATGGCCGACACCCCGAAGCCGTCTCCCGCCGCGTCCCGCCGCAAGGCGGGCCGCCACCGTGGCGAGGGTCAGTGGGCCGTCGGCCACTTCACCCCGCTCAACGCCAACGAGCAGTTCAAGAAGGACGATGACGGTCTCAATGTGCGGACACGCATTGAGACGATCTACGCGCACCGGGGCTTCGACTCCATCGACCCCGCCGATCTGCGCGGCCGGATGCGCTGGTGGGGGCTGTACACCCAGCGCAAGCCCGGCATCGACGGCGGCAAGACCGCGGTGTTGCCGCCGGAGGAGCTGGACGACGAGTACTTCATGCTCCGGGTGCGGATCGACGGCGGCAGGCTGACCACCCATCAGCTGCGGGTCATCGGCGAGATCTCCGAGGAGTTCGCGCGCGGCACCGCCGACATCACCGACCGGCAGAACGTGCAGTACCACTGGATCCGGATCGAGGACGTGCCGGAGATCTGGCGCCGACTGGAGGCGGTGGGCCTGTCCACCACCGAGGCCTGCGGCGACACCCCCCGGGTGGTCCTGGGCTCCCCGGTGGCCGGGATCGCCGAGGACGAGATCATCGACGGCACCCCCGCCATCGAGGAGATCAACCGTCGCATCGTCGGCAACAAGGAGTTCTCCAACCTGCCGCGCAAGTTCAAGTCCGCGGTCTCCGGCTCGCCGCTGCTGGACGTGGCGCACGAGATCAACGACGTCGCCTTCGTCGGCGTGCGCCACCCCGAGCACGGCCCCGGCTTCGACGTCTGGGTGGGCGGCGGGCTCTCCACCAATCCCAAGCTCGGGGTCCGGATGGGCGCCTGGGTGCCGCTGGAGGAGGTGCCGGACGTCTACGAGGGCATCATCTCGATCTTCCGCGACTACGGGTACCGGCGGCTGCGCAACCGCGCCCGGCTGAAGTTCCTGGTCGCCGACTGGGGCGCGGCCGAGTTCCGTCGGGTGTTGGAGGAGGAGTACCTGTCGCGCCCGCTCGTCGACGGGCCGGCGCCGGAGCAGCCGGTGGCCCGCTGGCGCGACCACGTCGGGGTGCACCGACAGCGGGACGGCCGGTTCTACGTGGGCTTCGCGCCCCGGGTCGGGCGCGTCGACGGCGCCACCCTCACCAAGATCGCCGAGCTGGCGGCGGCGCACGGCTCGGACCGGCTGCGCACCACCGTCGAGCAGAAGATGATCGTGCTCGATGTCGCGCCGGACCGCGTCGAGTCGCTGGTGGCCGCGCTCGAGGCGCTGGACCTGCGGGTCACCCCGTCCCCGTTCCGGCGCGGCACCATGGCCTGCACCGGGATCGAGTTCTGCAAGCTGGCCATCGTGGAGACGAAGGGGCGCGGCGCCTCGCTCATCGACGAGCTGGAGCGGCGGCTGCCGGACTTCGACGAGCCGGTCACCATCAACATCAACGGCTGCCCGAACGCCTGTGCCCGTATCCAGGTGGCGGACATCGGTCTCAAGGGGCAGTTGGTCCTGGACGACGAGGGTCACCAGGTCGAGGGGTACCAGGTGCACCTGGGCGGTGCCCTCGGCCTGGAGCCGGGCTTCGGCCGCAAGGTCCGTGGACTGAAGGTCACCTCCGCCGAACTCCCCGACTACGTCGAGCGGGTGCTGCGCCGCTTCCAGGAGCAGCGGGCGGACGGCGAGCGGTTCGCCACCTGGGCGGCCCGCGCCCCCGAGGAGGATCTCGCATGA
- a CDS encoding phosphoadenylyl-sulfate reductase, protein MTDGPDTGELATLAERAGRELEEAPALDILRWAADTFGPRFCVTSSMEDAVVAHLASRAFPGVDVVFLDTGYHFPETIGTRDAVATVLDVNVITLTPRQTVAEQDAEHGPRLHERDPDLCCALRKVTPLEEGLAGYDAWATGLRRDEAPTRAGTPVVGWDARRGKVKVSPIARWTQADVDAYVAEHGVLTNPLLMDGYASVGCAPCTRRVLPGEDSRAGRWAGRGKIECGLHT, encoded by the coding sequence ATGACGGACGGACCGGATACCGGAGAGCTGGCGACGCTGGCCGAGCGGGCGGGCCGGGAGTTGGAGGAGGCCCCGGCGCTGGACATCCTGCGCTGGGCGGCCGACACCTTCGGCCCCCGCTTCTGTGTGACCTCGTCGATGGAGGACGCGGTCGTGGCGCACCTGGCCTCCCGCGCCTTCCCCGGCGTCGACGTCGTGTTCCTGGACACCGGTTACCACTTCCCGGAGACCATCGGCACCCGGGACGCGGTCGCCACGGTGCTCGATGTCAACGTGATCACACTCACCCCCCGACAGACCGTGGCCGAACAGGACGCCGAGCACGGTCCGCGGCTGCACGAGCGCGACCCCGATCTGTGCTGCGCCCTGCGCAAGGTCACGCCGCTGGAGGAGGGCCTGGCCGGGTATGACGCGTGGGCCACCGGGCTGCGCCGGGACGAGGCGCCCACCCGGGCGGGCACCCCGGTCGTGGGCTGGGACGCCCGGCGGGGCAAGGTCAAGGTCTCCCCGATAGCGCGGTGGACACAGGCCGACGTGGACGCGTACGTCGCCGAGCACGGCGTGCTCACCAACCCGCTGCTGATGGACGGATACGCCTCGGTGGGCTGCGCGCCGTGCACCCGGCGGGTGCTGCCGGGCGAGGACTCCCGCGCGGGCCGCTGGGCCGGCCGCGGAAAGATCGAATGCGGGCTGCACACATGA
- the cysC gene encoding adenylyl-sulfate kinase produces the protein MTGATIWLTGLPSAGKTTIAYALADRLRGEGHRVEVLDGDEIRTFLSAGLGFSREDRDTNVQRIGFVAELLASNGVKTLVPVIAPYADSREAVRTRHQAAGTAYLEVHVATPVDVCSARDVKGLYAKQAAGEISGLTGVDDPYESPQAPDLRIESQHQTVAESADALHALLTERGLA, from the coding sequence GTGACGGGCGCCACGATTTGGCTCACCGGTCTACCCAGCGCGGGCAAGACGACCATCGCGTACGCGCTGGCCGACCGGCTGCGCGGCGAGGGGCATCGGGTGGAGGTGCTGGACGGCGACGAGATCCGCACCTTCCTCTCCGCGGGCCTCGGCTTCAGCCGCGAGGACCGCGACACCAACGTCCAACGCATCGGCTTCGTCGCCGAGTTGCTGGCCAGCAACGGCGTGAAGACCCTGGTGCCGGTCATCGCTCCGTACGCGGACAGCCGCGAGGCGGTGCGCACGCGCCACCAGGCGGCGGGCACCGCGTATCTGGAGGTGCATGTGGCCACCCCGGTGGACGTGTGCTCGGCGCGCGACGTCAAGGGGCTGTACGCCAAGCAGGCGGCCGGCGAGATCTCCGGGCTGACGGGCGTCGACGATCCGTATGAGTCGCCCCAGGCCCCGGACCTGCGCATCGAGTCGCAGCACCAGACCGTGGCGGAGTCGGCGGACGCGCTGCACGCGCTGCTGACGGAGAGGGGCCTGGCATGA